The following proteins come from a genomic window of Ignavibacteriales bacterium:
- a CDS encoding adenylate/guanylate cyclase domain-containing protein: MSGGIKGNKFIQKFAVVFSAALFTVLLTQDYLFTFSQLKELELKLIDQRFLKRGKIDIEDSSKVLIVNITQELFDQIPPPYNTSPFPRFIYAKAIENLTKAGVKAIGIDVEMAGPDRFSPSNDTLLMRAIRESGKVVLAGKIDETTEGLIDQRKSNVTKIFEDYGNMFYGVDSSIGIVQPPPDFDKVFRRYLPFRYTDITQERIPSFGFALLNKYYGFKSNRTAERKNGFFLLGGKKIPQYDATTVLINFYGSSGTFPHVKLIDVIDDKSFKTIDEIDSGDINTWDDPGYGLLQSGKFKDKIVIIGSTMPEDRDMLACSFAEGKHKGDNLIYGVEFHANIIQNILNNDFLFNQSKGSELFAIFFLTFISFYISSFIRKIKIKIGFLVEVLNVVFIILLVFGIYELSIILFIQNKLVIAIVSPSVAVIIGYFSSTAYHFLRERQQNVLIKGMFSQYVSKHVVNELLSNPEKLRLGGERKNVTVLFSDIAGFTSFAENKQPEELVSFINEYLNEMTEIVLANEGTLDKYLGDAVMAFWGAPIEVENHAYKACLSALQMQTKLAEMREKWSKSGEIPIRIRIGINSGDVIVGNIGGVKRFDYTVLGDDVNLASRLEGANKEYGTNIMIGESTHEKCKDKILSRQLDVIRVKGKSKPTKVYELISVVGDKKAETAIEEMDLYFQAIDLYRQRSFDSAQDYFKRSFEKLGDYPSKVYMQRCEFYLKNPPSENWDGVFEMKSK, encoded by the coding sequence ATGAGCGGCGGTATTAAAGGAAACAAGTTTATACAAAAATTTGCAGTTGTATTTTCCGCCGCTCTTTTCACTGTGCTTCTTACACAAGATTATCTATTTACATTCTCACAACTCAAAGAGCTGGAATTAAAACTAATTGATCAAAGATTTCTCAAAAGGGGAAAGATTGATATTGAGGATTCATCTAAAGTTTTAATTGTCAATATAACACAGGAGCTGTTTGATCAAATTCCGCCGCCATACAATACATCTCCTTTCCCGCGATTCATTTATGCAAAGGCTATTGAGAATCTGACCAAAGCAGGAGTAAAAGCCATCGGCATTGATGTTGAAATGGCAGGTCCTGATCGATTCTCTCCGTCAAATGATACATTATTGATGCGCGCTATCAGAGAATCCGGCAAAGTTGTTTTGGCGGGGAAAATTGATGAGACAACCGAGGGTTTGATTGATCAAAGGAAATCAAACGTTACAAAAATATTTGAAGATTATGGAAATATGTTTTATGGAGTTGACAGTTCAATCGGAATAGTTCAGCCACCGCCGGATTTTGATAAAGTTTTCCGCCGATATTTGCCATTTAGATATACAGATATAACTCAAGAAAGAATTCCAAGTTTTGGTTTTGCCCTGCTCAATAAGTATTATGGATTTAAGAGCAATAGAACTGCAGAAAGAAAAAATGGATTCTTCCTTCTTGGCGGGAAAAAAATTCCGCAATATGACGCGACAACTGTCTTAATAAATTTCTATGGTTCAAGCGGAACATTCCCTCACGTAAAACTAATAGATGTAATTGATGATAAAAGTTTCAAAACGATTGATGAAATTGATTCTGGTGATATCAATACTTGGGATGATCCCGGATACGGACTTCTGCAGAGCGGTAAGTTCAAAGACAAAATTGTTATCATCGGATCAACTATGCCGGAAGACAGAGATATGTTGGCTTGTTCATTTGCTGAAGGAAAGCATAAAGGAGACAATCTGATTTACGGTGTGGAATTCCATGCGAACATTATTCAAAATATTCTGAACAATGATTTTCTTTTCAACCAATCAAAAGGAAGTGAACTCTTTGCCATTTTCTTTTTAACTTTTATATCATTTTATATCTCTTCATTTATTAGAAAGATAAAGATTAAAATCGGCTTTTTAGTTGAAGTGCTCAATGTAGTTTTTATAATTCTTCTTGTCTTTGGAATTTATGAATTGAGTATTATTCTGTTCATTCAAAACAAACTTGTGATTGCAATCGTAAGTCCTTCGGTTGCGGTGATAATCGGCTACTTTAGCAGCACTGCATACCATTTCTTGCGTGAACGCCAGCAAAATGTTTTAATAAAAGGAATGTTCAGCCAGTATGTGAGCAAGCATGTTGTAAATGAACTTTTATCCAATCCGGAGAAACTTCGTCTTGGTGGTGAGCGGAAAAACGTAACCGTTTTATTTAGTGATATAGCAGGCTTCACATCATTTGCAGAAAATAAACAACCGGAAGAACTGGTCAGTTTTATTAATGAGTATCTGAATGAAATGACAGAGATTGTCCTAGCCAATGAAGGAACTCTTGATAAATATTTGGGTGATGCTGTAATGGCTTTCTGGGGAGCTCCTATTGAAGTTGAAAACCATGCTTATAAGGCTTGTCTGAGCGCGTTACAAATGCAGACTAAATTAGCGGAGATGCGGGAAAAGTGGTCGAAGAGCGGAGAAATTCCAATTAGAATTAGGATCGGAATTAATTCAGGAGATGTTATTGTAGGCAACATTGGTGGGGTGAAACGGTTTGATTATACTGTCCTTGGTGATGATGTTAATTTAGCATCCAGACTTGAAGGCGCCAACAAAGAATATGGGACAAATATTATGATTGGCGAATCCACTCATGAAAAGTGCAAAGATAAAATTCTATCTCGGCAGCTAGATGTAATTCGTGTAAAAGGGAAAAGCAAACCGACTAAAGTATACGAATTGATAAGTGTTGTTGGAGATAAAAAAGCCGAGACAGCAATAGAGGAAATGGATTTATATTTTCAGGCGATAGATTTATATCGTCAGAGAAGTTTTGATTCTGCTCAAGATTATTTCAAAAGATCATTTGAAAAACTTGGAGATTATCCATCCAAAGTTTATATGCAGCGTTGTGAATTCTACTTGAAAAATCCTCCGAGTGAAAATTGGGATGGTGTATTCGAGATGAAATCTAAGTGA